TAGAcgagaaatttgaaaatgatttcaaGTAACTATtacatttcatatatatatttgattttcgAAAGAGTTCAATATGTATTGCAAAGCATTGGGAAAGGGAATTAGGAACTTTGTTCCAAAAGTTTGTTTCCAAAATAGTAAGTTTCATCTTATTTGAGtgtatttacttttaaatatataaacacgtctttaaaattaattaatcatgtTGTTAGGAACATACACATTGCTAACAATAACGATTATTTTGTacaaaatgaacattttaacaaaggaaaaacattttctcaCATGTACAACTTACAAGATTATGATAATTATGagaaatttttactataaaatatagtaagaGAAAAGTATCtagagaaagaagaatagagtataaatacataaaatgaATAGACttataaagttgaaaaattcaaatgttaccaattgaatatataatataattacaagTAGGAAAAAAGAAGTACTTTTGTCTCTtgcattcaaatatttctgattgtttaaaaatttaaacacatttaCCTTTTCCAACGTTAACtgaagcaaagaaaaagaagagttcTTTGCTTAGAAACCTTCTTGGGTTTCTCATCTAAGAAACTCAGtttgatttccttttttgggttttctttttggctTTAGAGCGGTTTGTTGTTCAACTTAAAGTCACTGATCTCAAAACACAGACTTGTTTCATGTggccttctttttcttttctaaattttgttgtttatgatAGTTTTgtgtaaaaataaatgttacttcaaaattgtatcaatttcCCATGTGTAGAAATGATTTGTGCTATTTGAAGTAGTGATGTATTAATATGTAATGAGAAGTGattagtatttattttataggtCTAGTTGAATGACACATGTCCTCTTCAATAGGGTTTCAATGTTTTATAAGGATTATTATCATTTGTCCACTCCAAGGATCGGAGTCCACCCGTTTGAGATTGTAGGGTCGATCTTAATTAGTCAAGAGCGGCCTAGCACCTTCCCCTAAGTTCATTTTTGATTCTTTAGACTGAATCGACATATGCAAGGCGTGAACTCAACATCGCATGTTGGCTAATAGACTAAAACCTAAATGTTTAGAGACAAAAAGTTGGGATGTTAATGCTAATTCCTTATTCCAAAaccattaactttttttatgaaGGCAATTCTCAAAAAAGTTctctttgaaaaagaagtttttaaaaagtggaaAGAACAACATTTTAAGCATCATTATTCCCAAATAACAACACATTATCtccacttctttttttctttgggagataaagagagaaagagagaggaatTAAACAGTAAACCCAGTTGTCAAGAATTATCATAATGGATGGTTTTGATGAAGTTTCAACAACacattaaacatataataagCAATTGCAAGCCATGTGAAGAATCCAATTGaataataagaatttgaaatgaacAGATTTCTACCAaatttaataacaacaaaacaatattattatcattattatatgTCACCTTTTCTTTCCCCCACTATCTCCACTTCCACACCCATCTCTCATTTCCAACCATTGCATTCAATTcctctttcccttttcctttaaTGTTTCCTTtccaaaaatcaattttctcaATTCCTCTCTTCCAATAATCTACCTGTTCACCATCTTCATTCATTCACTAGCACAAACATATCATTCGatcaagttaaaaaaatataagatgtTGGATGTTCAATCTTCCATCTCTACCAATTTTGTAccaaaggaaaaggaaaaacataaCTATAGTAGGTGTGATATTGTTCAACTCTCTTTATTATTGTATGTACTGAGGAACTTCTAACTAGACCTACCCCATTTTCTTGCCTTACAATTTGTTTGTGGTTCTcccaacttttaatttaacgCGTTTATTGCATGAAATAATATTCTAAAGTATTAGATTCGAGAATAATGGTTGTCGAAGGACTTCGACGTATCTTTTTTTAGGCAGAACAAAATTGTTCTTATTCATTGgttacttttcaaatataaattaaaaccgTAAATTTTCTATGaccttcaaattaaatttcaacaacatttatcaatgaaagagtggatttttctttttgttttggaatGATATATGAAGAGTTGATAtgtatggaaattaattattgagtGTGTGGTACGAATACGGTGTCGTCTGGGTAAAGCAAagcaaacaaaatgaaaaggaattGGCAACTCTGAATTTGcttattgttatttgtttttatattatcatCCTCTTTTAGAAAGTGGGTAGATTTTGGAatcatttacattttgaattaccaaacaaagtttttaatttcttttataacaataacaataacaatttgTATTGGGTAagattcaatttctttaattagaTGTGGAACCCATACATAGGACTTAGGTcttgtttgtatttattattggCATTTGATGCACTATGTTACCTACTACTTCACATTAAATCCACTTAGTGTAACATGCACACCCACTACCAACATCATCTGCCTATCTTACATTCAATTTCCTCACTTATGTGCCAATCCATGAAATGTGAATTACTTCATCcttggatttttcttctttagctTTTGACTGTGTTATATATCTTCTGATGTACGAACTGGTAGACTCTAATTAATGTTATTGTATGTATAAGTCAAATGGGTCAATTCACTAGgttgattaaagaaaaagacattATAAAAGCCATTTAAAAGCAAATGGTCACTTAAGAAGAGACATTTCATCCCATTTTACGCAATTTGGAGTAAGAAGACTACGAGAATGAGTTCAAGCCATGCACGTGGCTACCTAAGATCCCTAAGATCTAATGTTAACTTGTAGAAAgttctttaaatttcattaacaACTAAATGTAGTAGGTTTAGATTGTTGTGATCTTGTGAAAATAGTTAGAAGAACACATGAGTTGTTTTGAATAGTCATCgataacaatatatttaaattaagtgATTCTTGAAGTCATACACAGCTGGCTTTAGAGAGGACAACAGTGACCATAGTAACCAAAATATATTGAGAATAGGTGAACTCAGTTTGAATAAGAAACTTTTCAAAGGTTTACTCTTTGAAatcttatatattataattaagaattatTCCAAAATTACTCCCAAACATGTCTAAGTTCTACCAATAGGAAAATGTAAGCTTTAAAAATTTTCGACATGGTGTTGGCTGTCACAAACTCAAAATGCTACAGATTCATAAGTTTTCATGGTGTCATGAAACTAAGTAAATCAATGGGCATCATGAATGCCACAGATGAGTAATGGTTCAAGACTAAGCTATTTTGATAACAAAGGTTTTGTATGAAATGAATGGTCTGACGTACCTGTGTACCGAGAGACTTCGTCCACGGCTTCTGTTTATCTAGAATTTGTTAACTAAgcttattgtaaaaaaaaaatggagactTCAGATAATCTGTGCGcaaaaactactaaaaaatCATGAGCTATATATTGTGGCTGCATCAGAGGGTCTATCAACAAAGGGATCTCTCGTCACGGGGTTCAGCAGTTGTGTTTCGCCTTCTTTGTGCCTTGGATTCATCAATATAGTTTTGGTATAAATATGTCACAAAACCCCATATGGCGAGCAGCAAAGCAATGATCTTCACACCATTCATCTTGTCATGGAAAACTACAAGAGCTGCAAGGGGCGTAACAGCTAAAGAGACGGTACTGATTGCATTGGAGAACAGAGAAGACACGATGAAAATCAAGCCAACAACACCGACCGAACAAGTCTGCCAAGCAACGGCTGTCCCCACCAATGTCAAAACATATGAAACTCGACCTGTACCGAAACTTGCCATTTCCTGAGGCAAACTCTTCCATTCCCCACTACCGAAAAGAGCAATGACAGATACAATCGTGGCAACCAAGGATGTATAGATTTGCATTTCCAAGACCACAGAAAAGGTCTCCCTCTTCAAAACCTTTTGAAAGGTAAGCTGCATGAGAGAAAGCAGTAAAGAGTATAATGCTGAAGCTCCAAGGGAGCTAATGAATCCAATGAAATATTTCGACTTAGAGACTCCAGGAGGACGTTCTGAATCGTCGTTCACAGCTAAAAGTGCAGAAGACAAGGAAAGAATAACGACAGAGTTCGAAATTAAAATGGTGAACTTTTGAGAGTTGATGAAGTAGGAAAAAACTGAATTGAAAGCTAATTGGCTGGCACAAATAAGTGAGTAAGTGGAGGCAGAAAGGTATAAAAGCCCAGTTGAATACATCCAGTTATCGAGAGCTATAAGGGATccaagtgaaaaataaatcaacaaaagaaatagaatgGAAGGCGGGTTAGTGGAAGTTGAAGTATCCTTGGTGGAACGGAAAAGGAAGAGCGGGATAAAGAGAACTGGGAAGGCAGCAGTTTGAACAACAGTTGCCATCCATTTACTGTTTCCACCTTTATCATAGTAAAATCTCCCAAGTAAAACAGCAGCAGCTTGACCCACAACGAGGAAAATGATGTTGAGTGACACCAAGAACCACCATTGCCAGCGTTTTAGATTAGCTAAAGGCAGTTCATCAACAGAAGCTACCTCTTTATCCAATATTGGTTGTTGGTTATCTGTTTTTGATATCAGAAAAAACAGTTACTCCAAGAAAGTTCCCAAACAAGAAACTTGGTTGGTTGAAGTCAAATCAAAAGAAGAATGGAATTGATATTGCAAACTATGATATTTTGGGTAAAAGGAACAGTCATTGAGGAACTATTTTAAGCTTCAACTAAGACATCAAAGTCTAAGGCAAAGCAGCACAAGTATGGGCACGAGATACAAACATGAATATGATACAACATAGACATGATAATGagttatttttaatcaaatctGAGATACAGACACAATAAGGACAAGAAGGAAGTTTAAAGTCCATAAACCTACATACTTATCTGCTTAAAACATTCAAGATTGATGTATTTCcctctattattttaatctatatcACTAATTATGTCTATTTATTACGTTCAATAAATGTGCAATGTGCGTGAAACAAGTACTATACCTGTATTCAATTTGTACAACTACTGTTAAACACATGTTTAATGCACCAACATGAACCGGAGTGTCAAACTAAAGTGTCACTGTTTCATTGAGTCAAATGGAAGAAGGCAGTATCAACAAagtgaaaaaatttcaaagaaatatCATCAGTGAGGCAGAATTGGAGatgttaaaacaaaataataataaaactctCGCACATGAAGGCAACGGGAATACAACGAGTTGCAATCTTTTCATAGTTCAACAATTGTAGAGATAGCGAATCCAACCATCAATCTTCGAGATAGTAACTAGTGTCTTTATCCACTTAACTATGCTCGGATTAACATTTCAATCTCactcttttgaaaaaaaaaacagagaaaggCCTTCCATTTAATTCAGAAGCCAAGATGTATTGCCTTATGGCTAAGTGAATAAGTCTGCTTAGCATCACAAAGGAACAGTGTAAAACCCAAAAGGAATCATTCTTCATataagaatgaagaaattgcTAACAGAGCTGCTTTGATAAAATCATTGAAATCTCTCATCAggaattaattataaatggaAGAGAAACATGAATGGAGTGTCACTCCAAACAACTCAAACCCAGAATCCCtaacacacatacacacacgagaaagaaaaaagataaccCATGAAAGTCAAGAACCCAACGCAAAGACCCAAATGTAAAAGAAGGCGAATTTAAACTCAACTGGGCTTCAGAATCATACccataaagagaaaaagtgaaatcTAAACTTGGGAATTCCCCCAAACGATATCTTAATTTCTCGATTATTTTAAGCCAACCCAAGTAACAACCATTAtactaaatgaaaaaaaaagagaagaaaaagtgaaTCAAATAatcgagagagagagagagagataaacCTGTCATGCTGCTGAAATTGAAAAGCTCTGCCtctgaaagaagaagatggaaagcacattagagagggagagaaaaagacTATAAAAAGGTATTTTAATGTCAAATGTAACAAAGAgaggtttttctttattctcttttttagagaaataaatttaattttgtggttttgtaaaaaataacaaaaagacaaaaatatttatgaaattaaaaaatacatcatGATTGATTTCTATtgttatatatcatataatatagTTGAAAATATGGTTAGATATTTGTACACGattgtatttatttgagaTATCAAAgttatttgcaaaatttgaatgttgtttgcaaaatacatttttttaataaaagagacataataaattaatttttttaataaaaatcaatcaagtaagtgtacaaattaaaataactatgtatgatctaataaaaattttaaaaataatttaaaatataaatcatatgaaaatagtggattagtgatTGTCATTGTTGTAGGGtttagatttcataatatttgaatttaaaatacaatcaaaCCTAAGGAAAGAGGAATAGTTGAAaatcttttaacaatttttagaggaaatatttattaaacataaattttatgagttaaataaataaacgttaattaatttaatttaaatattaaaaatccaaaaatttgttatgaatttatatatttaggagatattgaaaaaatattgtcaatcttgaaaatatttttcaaaagtttacaAATAATATGTGTTTTACTTGTATTTGCATCATACAAAATAATGAGatcaaatatcatatcatatagTGTATTTACATAAAGAGATATAATACACATATTATACTTCTTGATTATACATGCATAACAAGGATGATTGAAACTAAAAcgtctaattaaaataaatatgaatattaatgtaattaaaaaacacaacgtgaaaaataattatctgaTACAAGAGgcacaataaattatttttttttaataaaaatcaatcaatataagtgtataatcataattagcaCGATTGTAGGGATgataaaactttgtttttaaattattattaaccatACATACTAtataatatcttataattttctttaaataacttgaaatataaataatacaaaatgtttaatttatgcATGCCATTAGGGATATTTTAGGAATGGTTGAAATTCTCGTAACCATTTATTATGTATaatcatatgaaaataatgaagtagtgattgtcattgttttagggattagatttgaattcaaaatattatgaaatctaatgaaCGAGGTTAAAaatctttttccaattttgtaggaaaaatctttattaaacctgaaataaataaataaatattaattaatttgatttaaatactaaaaatccGAAAATTTGTCATAGGAGTACAGATGAAATCTTGTTAATccaaattagttaatatttttcaaaactaaatagtttgcaaatacaatgtatttgtgATTGTGTGTTATTTGGAAAATGGACTGTATCttaaaacacatattatcCTACTTAACTTAAAAGGGTTTAGGGTATGTGAAAATAGATAGTGTGTTATTTGCTATCTCACGgttatctctaaaaaaaatagggtTTAGGGTGTAAAGCTAAcggtaaatttaaaaaatagcttaTGATTAATTGATATCactcatataatatatttggaaaataatctgaaaaaatataaaaaaaagtaatggaaaaagatgatgaaaagaaaaggaaaacaaatgggaaggaaaagaaaaattacacacAGAATATGAGAATGAAggagaaatagaaatatttaaaaaagttgtagaagaagagaaaatgagggtgaaaagagaaaatatgatacaaagagaaaaataaaaaaagatcacaaaagagaaaagaaaacgatGATAATGAATGACAATCGtttattctatatataatatctgctcaaataaaaaaagcaaaGTATGTATTTGATTgctttaaaagttgaaagaaaaaatgtaaaacgcttattattacaaaatggGTGATATGTATATAACTCACATCAGATTTTGTATCCTCCATTTGATGATGTACTGctacttctttcttctctttcttcttttcactTACTGTGAATTCCCAACAACATCATATCATCATGTACCAGTGTGTGATCCTAATTAAAGCTTAGCATTACTTCAATTCAAGAATGACTTTTCCTTGGACACACTATCAAGTTCTTGGAGTGAGTGGTATATACATCCACGAACTTTCAAATGGAATCAGACCACAGATTCCTAGCTTGTTCATGGGATGGTGTGGAGTGTGATGACAAAAGAGAAGGCCATGTTGTTGGTCTTCATCTTGGCTGCAGTTTTCTCAATGCAAGTACTCTTCATCCCAACAACACCCTTTTCACCCTCTCCCACCTCAAAACCTTGAATCTTTCTTACAATCATTTGGCAGGATCTCCATTTTCACCTCAATTCGGAATGCTTTCAAACTTGAGAGTTTCTGGATCTTTCGGGGTCATCTTTCAAAGGTCATGTTCCATTACAAATTTCACATTTGTTTAAATTGGTTTCCCTCCATCTTTCTTATAATTCTGATCTCAGTTTTTCAAACCTGGTTATGAATCAACTTGTCGATAACATAACCAATCTAAGGGAACTTGGGCTTGCTGAAACCAATCTTTCATGCATCCTACCCACTTCTACTTTCTTGaacttctctctctctttagagtctcttgattttttttcatctgaGTTGTCCGGGAATTTTCCAGACCACATTTTTTGTCTTCCAAATTTGCGCGTCTTAAAGCTTCGTTGGAATACTGAGTTGAATGGACATCTGCCCATGTCTAATTGGAGTAAATcccttcaaattttggatctTTCTTTCACTAATTTTTCAGGAGAGATTCCCAACTCCATTGGTGAAGCCAAGGCATTGAGGTACTTAGACTTTAGTTACTGTATGTTTTATGGTGAAATTCCTAATTTTGAAAGTCATTCTAATCCTATGATCATGGGTCAATTAGTACCCAATTGTGTTCTGAATCTCACCCAAACACCTTCTTCATCTACATCATTTTCAAGTCCTCTTCATCATGGAAATATTTGTTCAACAGGACTTTCAAATCTTATCTATGTGGACTTGACACTTAACTCATTCACGGGTGCTATACCCTCTTGGCTATACTCCTTGCCTAACTTAAAGTATTTGGATCTCTCTAGAAACCAATTCTTTGGTTTCATGAGGGATTTTAGATTCAACTCATTAAAGCATCTCGATTTAAGTGATAACAATTTGCAAGGTGAAATTTCAGAGTCTATTTATAGGCAACTCAATCTTACATATTTAAGATTGAATTCCAATCATTTGAGTGGGGTTTTGAATTTCAACATGCTGTCGAGAGTCCCAAATCTATCGTGGCTTTACATTTCCAAGAACACCCAACTTTCAATATTCTCAACTACACTTACGCCTGCACATCTTCTTGACATAGGAATAGATTccatcaaattagaaaaaatccCTTACTTCTTGAGAAATCAAAAGTACTTGTCCAACCTAAACctttcaaataatcaaattgtaGAAAAAGTTCCTGAGTGGTTTTCTGAATTGGGTGGTTTGGTTAAACTAGATCTATCTCATAATTTTTTGTCCTTAGGAATAGAGGTGCTACTTGCTTTGCCTAATCTGAGGAGTCTCTTTCTTGATTTTAACTTGTTTAATAAGCTACCTGTTCCAATGTTGCTATCATCGTTTATGGAagattttattgtttcaaataaTAAGGTTAGTGGAAATATCCATCCTTCAATCTGCCAAGCCACCAAACTCACTTTTTTGGATTTGTCCAATAATAGCTTAAGTGGTGAACTTCCACCTTGTCTCTCCAACATGACTAATCTATCCCATTTGATATTGAAAAGTAACAATTTGTCTGGAGTTATTACCATACCTCCAAAGATTCAATACTATATTGCTTCAGAAAATCAGTTGATTGGAGAAATCCCTCTTTCAATTTGCCTTTCACTTGACCTCGCCATCCTCAGTCTGTCAAATAATCACATGAATGGAACAATTCCACCATGTCTCACAAACATCAGCACTTCTCTTTCagtattgaatttaaaaaataacaactttaGTGGTTCCATTCCTACATTTCCTTCAACGGGATGTCAATTGAGCAGCGTTGATTTGAAGAACAACCAAATCGAAGGAGAATTTCCAAAGTCATTGCTGAACTGTGAATATCTTGAAGTTTTGGATATTGGAAATAACAACATGACAGTTTATGTGTAATTCTCACTTAAACCCATAAAACCACAAATAGATTCATGCCTTActtagtttttttctcttatataatttaaatggaGATATCGATCGCAATAAATctgagattttatttttattctattttgacAGGATACTTTCCTTATTGGTTAAAAACTGCTTCAAGTTTGCTACTTCTCATCCTTTGATCCAATCAATTTTATGGTGATCTTATCAACAATTCCAGCTTCAATAAAAATTCTTTCTGAAACCTACAAATTATTGATCTTTCTCACAACTATTTCAGTGGACCATTgcctttaaatttttttaacaacatgAGAGCCCTCCAGGAAATGGAAATCCAACCCAACTCTTTTCTTGAAAATGTTTTCTATCAAGATTCAATTGGGATATCATTAAAAGGGATAGAACAACAGTTGGAAATAaatcttttgatatttaaaactattgaTCTATCACCCAATGGTATTAATGGAGAGATACGGAAGGAAATTGGAATGTTGAAGTCTCTTGTAGGTTTGAACCTTTCACACAATAAGCTTACAGGTGGGATTCCTACATCACTTGGCAATTTAAACAGTCTAGAATGGTTGGATCTTTCATGAAATCAATTGTTTGGTAATATTCCTTCTGAGTTGGTTGATCTTACGTTCTTGTCTCATTTGAATCTTTAATTCCCAAAATCATCTGTCCGGACCAATTCCTAAAGGCAAGCAATTTGATACTTTTGAGAGTTCTTCCTACCTTGGAAATCTTGGACTCTGTGGAAATCTTCTACCAAAATGTGATGCAGATCAAAATGACCATAAACCTCAACTGTGGCATgaacaagaagaagacaaCAGCTTGGAGAAAAGAATTTGGGTGAAAGCTGTGTTCATGGGTTATGGATGTGGAATGGTATTTGGAGTATTTATTGGAtatgttgttttcaaatgtggGAAACCGATGTGGATTGTGGCAAGTGGAAGgcaaaaaagttcaaaagatCCAAACATCTAGGAGACGTTGTAAGgctatgaaaaaaaaatgattcaaattcATAGTTATTACTTCTATCtattagtttatatttattttgcgTTGTGTCTAGATTTTATTCTGCAAAACTTTCTCATCATTCTCAAATGGAATTGGAAAACATAAACTCTCTTGAAACCTTATTTCACCTGACTTAAACCCTTCTCTAGTAAACATAAGACCCTTTTAAACATTCAAGTAATCATGATATACtgatatatatgtatcaaCCTTTTTAAAAGTCACACACACTTGATTTCCATTCAAAGAACCTTGAGCTTTTGCTAAATGGCTAAATCAAGGAATATTCAAGTAATTTACCTTCCTTAACTTCCATTGGTAGTTACAAACTTATAGAACACAACTACCAGTCTACTActaattttcatctttccgAGTCTTTTTCTTGAAACAAAAGCccaaaaagaaagtttaaatCCTTGGAttgaataaaactttattGGGGACTACTTCCAATGCTCAATTCCTTCTTCTAAAAACGTTGTATTCACAAAAAGGGGTCCTAAGATTTGAGCTAACCTAAAGCAGTTCAGTGAACATTAGCTATTTCTTAGATTAATTTCCATTGTTTATGGGTTTTGGAGTGAACTAATTTACAAATCATGAATTtagtagatatatatatataaagttttcaaattttcttctatatttaatttcatccaaaaactatatttaatttcttcatctaAAAAGATAATGCCTAAGAATcagtcttcttcttcttccaactacACTGATGTGTGTGGTGCACTATAAAGTGATTGTAACGAATTTaggttgtttgtttgttttagtaATAAAGAGATTATAGTAAATATAAGGTTTAAGATGATTGTTTATACTAGGAGTTACTCAAAGAAACCCTGCAACTGAACAAATTCAACCAACTAAACTCAAAAGTATACAAGGATTGAGTTAATTGTAATATTagttatgtttaattaattttggttgggttgaatttcaatttttttagaaaaggatATTAACGGTGGGTCAGTAGGTGCACCCAAATATTCCCACTAGGTGGACACCCTTTTAGCACCCCCATCATACCCCATATATATGCATTCATGAAAGTGTAGGGTACAAAAAGTTCAAGGGCTAGAGATAAGCCCATAACACTATAACAAAGTATTGATATTTAGAGAGACAACGGAGGGTGagtaaaattgacaaaaagaaTTTGCTTTCCGATGTCCATAGGCTTGTATTATtgcatatatattatcataactTGATAGGACTTTGACAGCAGTTGTTGAAGactcttttatttcttttcaacca
This DNA window, taken from Cucumis sativus cultivar 9930 chromosome 6, Cucumber_9930_V3, whole genome shotgun sequence, encodes the following:
- the LOC101206010 gene encoding probable purine permease 11 isoform X2, with protein sequence MATVVQTAAFPVLFIPLFLFRSTKDTSTSTNPPSILFLLLIYFSLGSLIALDNWMYSTGLLYLSASTYSLICASQLAFNSVFSYFINSQKFTILISNSVVILSLSSALLAVNDDSERPPGVSKSKYFIGFISSLGASALYSLLLSLMQLTFQKVLKRETFSVVLEMQIYTSLVATIVSVIALFGSGEWKSLPQEMASFGTGRVSYVLTLVGTAVAWQTCSVGVVGLIFIVSSLFSNAISTVSLAVTPLAALVVFHDKMNGVKIIALLLAIWGFVTYLYQNYIDESKAQRRRNTTAEPRDERSLC
- the LOC101206010 gene encoding probable purine permease 11 isoform X1; its protein translation is MTDNQQPILDKEVASVDELPLANLKRWQWWFLVSLNIIFLVVGQAAAVLLGRFYYDKGGNSKWMATVVQTAAFPVLFIPLFLFRSTKDTSTSTNPPSILFLLLIYFSLGSLIALDNWMYSTGLLYLSASTYSLICASQLAFNSVFSYFINSQKFTILISNSVVILSLSSALLAVNDDSERPPGVSKSKYFIGFISSLGASALYSLLLSLMQLTFQKVLKRETFSVVLEMQIYTSLVATIVSVIALFGSGEWKSLPQEMASFGTGRVSYVLTLVGTAVAWQTCSVGVVGLIFIVSSLFSNAISTVSLAVTPLAALVVFHDKMNGVKIIALLLAIWGFVTYLYQNYIDESKAQRRRNTTAEPRDERSLC
- the LOC101204859 gene encoding receptor-like protein 12, whose protein sequence is MNQLVDNITNLRELGLAETNLSCILPTSTFLNFSLSLESLDFFSSELSGNFPDHIFCLPNLRVLKLRWNTELNGHLPMSNWSKSLQILDLSFTNFSGEIPNSIGEAKALRYLDFSYCMFYGEIPNFESHSNPMIMGQLVPNCVLNLTQTPSSSTSFSSPLHHGNICSTGLSNLIYVDLTLNSFTGAIPSWLYSLPNLKYLDLSRNQFFGFMRDFRFNSLKHLDLSDNNLQGEISESIYRQLNLTYLRLNSNHLSGVLNFNMLSRVPNLSWLYISKNTQLSIFSTTLTPAHLLDIGIDSIKLEKIPYFLRNQKYLSNLNLSNNQIVEKVPEWFSELGGLVKLDLSHNFLSLGIEVLLALPNLRSLFLDFNLFNKLPVPMLLSSFMEDFIVSNNKVSGNIHPSICQATKLTFLDLSNNSLSGELPPCLSNMTNLSHLILKSNNLSGVITIPPKIQYYIASENQLIGEIPLSICLSLDLAILSLSNNHMNGTIPPCLTNISTSLSVLNLKNNNFSGSIPTFPSTGCQLSSVDLKNNQIEGEFPKSLLNCEYLEVLDIGNNNMTGYFPYWLKTASSLLLLIL